The DNA segment TGAATTTTCTTGATTCAAACTGTACAGTGTAATACCATGGGattgaaaaatctttctttGTGTCACTGTACCATTTACCCTTATTATCCTTTACTATATTCCAGATTCTTTTCCATAGCTCAAACATTTCATCTTTGACAGTCAAAAAGAGGTCTGTAAATGGCACTTTTATGATGTCCTTATGATCCTCATCTGGTGGTCCTCTAGAGGCTGTATCCGCCCTCTCATTTCCAGCAATTCCTCTGTGGGAGGGAACCCAtagaaattcaatattaatgttattgctGACTAATTCATGTAGAATGTTTTtgatcttaaaaattaaataattacttttgaaacttaaattactattatcTAGAGCTACTAACACACTTTTACTATCTgatattataagaaaattatttacatatgacaaagtttttatatattgtaatgCCATATAAACAGCATAACATTCGGCTGTGTAGATAGAACACATATTACTGATTATAAAACATTTGGTAACATCCAGAAATTCATCATAATAAGCCGATTTAACCTCATCTATAGTTTTCGACCCATCTGTATAGATTTTGTAAAAGTCTGTTTTCTTTTCTATAAAACTGAGAAAGTCGGTCTTACCATAGATGTCTCCAGTtgttaccaaatattttttctctagaGAACCTTCAAAGTTGTCATAAATTGGCCATAGATCACTAGAATAAATGTCATTTGTCATATTTAAAACCAACTGTAACAAAGTCGGCATCTGTGGCAAAATCCTTGTAGAAATAATTTGTGATGTTATTACAGAAGAATCTAATAAACTAGTTATTTCCTCAGATACTTTAAGTTTTCTTACAGGAAGTGAGGACTTAATTGCAATCATCTTAACAAAGTATTTCTTAGCTAACATGAGTCGTCTCAAGAATAAAGGAGGA comes from the Aricia agestis chromosome 6, ilAriAges1.1, whole genome shotgun sequence genome and includes:
- the LOC121727682 gene encoding uncharacterized protein LOC121727682, which codes for MTFGKSQCNVQVKCNNEIISLVNEHKFLGIVLDNKLKFNVHIDYICNKAYKRLNILRCLAGVFWGADPKILSMLYKSLVRSHFDYSCLAYINASASLLKKLDIIQNQALRIITGAMKSTPINSMEVETYIPPLFLRRLMLAKKYFVKMIAIKSSLPVRKLKVSEEITSLLDSSVITSQIISTRILPQMPTLLQLVLNMTNDIYSSDLWPIYDNFEGSLEKKYLVTTGDIYGKTDFLSFIEKKTDFYKIYTDGSKTIDEVKSAYYDEFLDVTKCFIISNMCSIYTAECYAVYMALQYIKTLSYRNCWK